The DNA window CAACGCACAGGGCGCCACAATCGAAAGGTCCGTGACGGATAGATTCCAGTGTGGGAAGtgtaaagaaaagaaagtcTCTTACTACCAACTGCAGACGAGGTCCGCAGATGAACCGCTGACCACTTTCTGTACGTGCGAGGCATGTGGTAACAGATGGAAGTTCTCTTGAGCACCTTcccccctcccccctcGCCTTTATATGATACATACATAACTTCCCACATTAAACATACACATACCATCATCTCCAGGATGTTAGAAACTGGACCAGTTCCAATCGACGGGACGGACCCAACGATACTGTCCTTTCTCCCGTTGTTTGTAGTTGGTGGTTGTCTGGATGGGACAGCCTTCTGTGTGCCCTTATCCTTGACTTGTTGTGTCTGTTGCGTTCGCTGCAGAGACTTGAGCAGATCTTCGTACTGCATCACGCACCCGTCGCAGACGCGGACCAAGTGTCCCTCGACTCCCTGTCTTCTGGGATCTACGCAGAATTGAGCCTGTGCGTCCAAGTACAGTGTGTGGCGGGGTCCCTCGCGCAGAACACCTCTCCACAGTGTCTGCAGTGGTGTCTCCGCTCCAAGACGGAGAAGACCCCATGGCACCGAGAGCAACTGTCCCTTGCGCTGTCGGGTACCCAGTGGTCTCTTCGCATGGGCACGCCGTATACTTTCTCGCAGCCGCGTGCGGTAGCTGTCCATGAGACTGCTCACTCCCGAATGGATGCTCGACTGGCCATTCGAGTCCCTCAGCTTTGCACGGTGTTGTGCGAGGATCGCGTCGACGTCCTGTGACGCGACGGCGGATGCACCAGTAGCCATGTCCTCAGGGCGGATGTTCGTCTCGGACACATTGCGCAGCACAGCGGGCACGTACAGGGGCTTCTTCGGTGTGCTGATCTGCTTCGCGTGTGCGTTGAGAACCCTCTTGGGCAGTGCGCCCGGTTGCGAGGGAAGAGGCCGCGTGGGACTCGCCATCGCGGGCCGCGGCGGTTGTGCTTGTGCTTGTACTTGTACTTGTGGctgtggttgtggttgtggcTGTGGCTGTggagttgttgttggtgatggtggtTGGTTGAAGCTCCCTTCCGGATTCAAGAACGACGAGACCTGTTTGATGGAAGACTGTTTGGAGGCGTTCCCGCGTGGATGGTCCGGTGAAGACGTGGCACTTTTTGAGCTGAGTGCGCTATGGGATGTGCCCCTAGATACAGTATGTTTGGATTCCCCAGCCTGCGATCCGTTACGGGAGACATCGGGCGACTCCTCCCCAGCTGGGGCAGTGTCCTGTCCAATCCTCAAAAACGACAGCTTTCTCAACGCCTGTGTCGTCAAATCCTGTGGCGATGTACTCACCTGTGTCGCCGTCGGTTTTGGAGGTTGGGACACtggctgctgttgttgttgttgttgcccTTCTGAACTCCCACCGGTCCTCGATACCGGAGTCCCCGCAGACCCCAAATCGAGCCTTCTATCGTCAGTGAACGGTTGTTTGAGACCAATATTCGAGTTCACGGAGTCCTCTCTGGGCCTACACAGCCTGTCCCTCCTATTTGCTGCGTTCAAACTGGTGGTCGTGGCCCCGAGAGACTTCAAACTGAGCGAGCTGAGCACTGACTGTTCACTCTGCCGCCTCGACGGAATCACTTTCACCTTCTCGAAGGTTATCCCCGGTGTCTCTGTCTCTATCATAATACTTTGCGtgcacacacacacacagagGCGACTTTTCCTACCCTTGTGAGtctcattcttcttctcggTGTTTGATAAGAGGAGGTAATTATTATCAAAACATCCTCGAACTCTAAGACGCAgaggaggggggggggcgtGACAAGAGTGTGTTGTGTTCGTCACCATGCCCACTACATAGAACGCGCGTGCAAGTGTCCCTGTTGCGAGGTCCACAGACTGCTTAGAGCGAGGAATAGGGCATCCCTCTGTACGTAGCATCGTATACATAACAACAATACACTGCTAGAACTACTAGAACTACAATAATTacaccactactactacacaCTACACATTACAGTACTGCTTTGTAACTACACTAAACTATAGCaacaactactactacaTGATAAACACATAACAAGTATACAAATGTTTATGTAACACTACAAGAAGTTATCGTCAAgataatttttttgcataAAACCGTTTCTCACTGCAACAACTACACAACGACTGCTACTACTGTTACTACTCTCCTACTCTTCTTCTACTGTCACTACTGTTACAGTCTACAGTCCACAGTCTAACACCAAAGACCCAGCCACCGCACCGCGTGTTTTTGTCGTTgaagtttcaaaagaagaaataaaaagtCGAAGTTGTTGTAGTCGAGCGTTG is part of the Huiozyma naganishii CBS 8797 chromosome 4, complete genome genome and encodes:
- the PIB2 gene encoding Pib2p (similar to Saccharomyces cerevisiae PIB2 (YGL023C); ancestral locus Anc_4.97), with the translated sequence MYTMLRTEGCPIPRSKQSVDLATGTLARAFYVVGMVTNTTHSCHAPPPPLRLRVRGCFDNNYLLLSNTEKKNETHKGRKSRLCVCVCTQSIMIETETPGITFEKVKVIPSRRQSEQSVLSSLSLKSLGATTTSLNAANRRDRLCRPREDSVNSNIGLKQPFTDDRRLDLGSAGTPVSRTGGSSEGQQQQQQQPVSQPPKPTATQVSTSPQDLTTQALRKLSFLRIGQDTAPAGEESPDVSRNGSQAGESKHTVSRGTSHSALSSKSATSSPDHPRGNASKQSSIKQVSSFLNPEGSFNQPPSPTTTPQPQPQPQPQPQVQVQAQAQPPRPAMASPTRPLPSQPGALPKRVLNAHAKQISTPKKPLYVPAVLRNVSETNIRPEDMATGASAVASQDVDAILAQHRAKLRDSNGQSSIHSGVSSLMDSYRTRLRESIRRAHAKRPLGTRQRKGQLLSVPWGLLRLGAETPLQTLWRGVLREGPRHTLYLDAQAQFCVDPRRQGVEGHLVRVCDGCVMQYEDLLKSLQRTQQTQQVKDKGTQKAVPSRQPPTTNNGRKDSIVGSVPSIGTGPVSNILEMMVCVCLMWEVMYVSYKGEGGGGKVLKRTSICYHMPRTYRKWSAVHLRTSSAVGSKRLSFLYTSHTGIYPSRTFRLWRPVR